The proteins below come from a single Papaver somniferum cultivar HN1 chromosome 11, ASM357369v1, whole genome shotgun sequence genomic window:
- the LOC113320886 gene encoding F-box protein At5g06550-like gives MLSCKRSLLGRLIMKKKKKKRKTKIGKFIKTQNQNFQKPQYEEVEEEEVEEERDEGFSLKRSAPSKSYGVQPLGNFLLSSSSSNNSRNSGLGKLYKLTDELVLDILGFLDGTDLGVLGTVSKAFYIFSNYEPLWRNLVLDNTNTNGFSFNESWKLTYVSILKPSFDMSILKGCESLRVRDFYSDYLFQSWLCASLEMKPEWLERDNIDRKCGMSVEEFVLNYEEPNKPVLLEGCIENWTALKKWDKEYLIRVCGDVQFAVGPAELKLEEYFKYSDGAREERPLYLFDPKFSEKVPAMGSDYEAPQYFREDLFAVLGKERPDYRWVIIGPAGSGSSFHIDPNSTSAWNAVIKGSKKWVLFPPEVVPPGVHPSPDGAEVACPVSIIEWFMNFYRETKSWKRRPVECVCKAGEVIFVPNGWWHLVINLEESIAITQNYVSRSNLLNVLDFLKRPNASELVSGTTDRVNLYDKFKGAIESSFPGTIKDLELKAAEKEAEKKKPTFWESVTDSKVGAFKFSF, from the exons ATGCTGAGCTGCAAGAGGAGCTTGTTAGGTCGATTaatcatgaagaagaagaagaagaagaggaaaaccaAAATTGGAAAATTTATTAAAACCCAGAatcaaaattttcagaaaccccaatatgaagaagttgaagaagaagaagtagaggaagAGAGAGATGAAGGTTTTAGCTTAAAAAGATCAGCACCTTCAAAAAGTTATGGTGTTCAGCCTTTAGGTAACTTCCTACTGAgttcatcatcttcaaacaacTCGAGAAATTCAGGCTTGGGTAAGTTATATAAACTTACTGATGAACTTGTTCTTGATATCTTAGGGTTTTTAGATGGTACTGATTTAGGTGTTTTAGGAACAGTTAGTAAAGCATTTTATATATTTTCCAATTATGAACCATTATGGAGAAATCTTGTTCTAGATAATACTAATACTAATGGATTTTCATTTAATGAGTCTTGgaaacttacttatgtttctatATTGAAACCATCCTTTGATATGTCAATTTTGAAGGGTTGTGAAAGTTTGAGAGTAAGAGACTTTTATTCTGATTATCTCTTTCAAAGTTGGTTATGTGCTAGTCTTGAAATGAAGCCTGAATGGCTTGAAAGGGATAACATTGATAGGAAATGTGGGATGTCAGTTGAGGAGTTTGTGTTGAATTATGAGGAACCAAATAAGCCAGTGTTATTGGAAGGTTGTATTGAGAATTGGACTGCTTTAAAAAAATGGGATAAGGAGTATTTGATTCGGGTTTGTGGGGATGTTCAGTTCGCTGTTGGACCAGCAGAGTTGAAGCTTGAGGAGTATTTTAAGTATTCGGATGGGGCGAGGGAGGAACGCCCCTTGTATTTGTTTGACCCAAAATTTTCTGAGAAAGTTCCTGCAATGGGTTCTGATTATGAAGCTCCGCAGTATTTTAGAGAAGATTTGTTTGCGGTTTTGGGCAAGGAGAGACCAGACTACAGATGGGTTATTATTGGACCAGCAGGATCAGGTTCTTCGTTCCACATTGACCCGAATTCTACATCAGCTTGGAATGCTGTGATTAAGGGTTCTAAGAAATGGGTCTTGTTTCCACCTGAAGTGGTTCCACCAGGAGTCCATCCTAGCCCAGATGGGGCTGAGGTTGCATGTCCTGTATCAATAATTGagtggttcatgaacttttacagAGAAACTAAGAGTTGGAAAAGAAGGCCTGTGGAGTGTGTTTGTAAGGCTGGGGAAGTGATATTCGTGCCCAACGGATGGTGGCATCTAGTGATCAACCTTGAGGAGTCAATTGCCATTACACAAAACTATGTCAGCAG GAGTAACTTATTGAATGTTTTGGACTTTCTAAAGAGGCCAAACGCAAGTGAGTTAGTTTCAGGAACAACAGACAGAGTTAATTTGTACGATAAGTTCAAGGGTGCTATTGAATCTTCCTTCCCTGGAACTATCAAGGATCTGGAGTTGAAAGCTGCAGAGAAAGAGGCTGAAAAGAAGAAACCCACCTTCTGGGAATCAGTCACTGATTCTAAAGTGGGTGCATTCAAGTTCTCTTTCTGA